A genomic segment from Triticum dicoccoides isolate Atlit2015 ecotype Zavitan chromosome 1A, WEW_v2.0, whole genome shotgun sequence encodes:
- the LOC119291210 gene encoding wall-associated receptor kinase 2-like, whose product MLRLWTSLMLLLLLGAAAAATAATTATTGGCQPSCGGVDIPYPFGIGAGCFRKGFEIECINVGPVLAGTSLRVLKLSLDPDESQVMLPIGWECYNASDPSDTYENWDYGETTMNNDGVYRISNTHNMLVVVGCNTMGFALSKPTKGSNYKYAYQTGCVSFCNNSASAQDGLCDGVGCCHVNIPPGLTDYYFNFHEYDHSAMMDYSPCDYAFLVDRNNYTFQRSDLKMNTNQIMPVWLDWAIRVNDSISEDILSCKQAAKTDQYACVSAHSDCVNSTNGPGYNCKCSKGYEGNAYVDDGCINIDECADPAKYPCYGVCKDTQGWYGCECPAGYRSHDPRTEPCTQQFALAAQISIGAIGGILVLAFLAFFFVLRKEKQKARDFYRKNGGLTLEKARTIKIYTRDNLKPILKSSNLIGKGGFGEVYKGVVDGATVAVKKPNGRSVLEKEQFPNEVIILSQVSHKNIVRLLGCCLEVDNPMLVYEFISKGSLEDNLYRADNEELLDLDVRLSILEESAQGLAYMHSQIHNKILHGDVKPANILLDENFSPKIADFGISRLLAKGKYHTANVIGDMSYMDPVYLQSGRLTDKSDVYSFGVVILELISRKSATDSENNSLVRSFLECQQKGKSMTELFDKEIATTGDLGFLNKLAEIALECLNLDADQRPSMTDVAGRLLTLHRSRNP is encoded by the exons ATgctgagactgtggacatcattaatGTTGCTGCTGCTCCTTGGGGCAGCGGCAGCTGCAACAGCAGCTACCACCGCGACAACTGGTGGGTGTCAGCCGAGCTGCGGCGGCGTTGATATCCCCTACCCCTTCGGCATCGGCGCCGGCTGTTTCCGCAAGGGCTTCGAGATCGAGTGCATCAACGTTGGCCCTGTGCTCGCCGGCACATCCCTCCGGGTGCTCAAGCTGTCGCTGGATCCAGATGAGTCGCAGGTGATGCTTCCCATTGGGTGGGAGTGCTACAACGCCTCCGACCCGAGCGACACCTATGAAAACTGGGACTATGGAGAGACAACGATGAACAATGACGGCGTCTACCGCATCTCCAACACGCACAACATGCTCGTCGTCGTCGGCTGCAACACCATGGGCTTCGCACTCAGCAAACCGACCAAGGGCAGCAACTACAAGTACGCCTACCAGACTGGGTGCGTATCCTTCTGCAACAACTCGGCGAGCGCGCAGGACGGCCTCTGCGACGGCGTCGGGTGTTGCCACGTCAACATCCCGCCGGGGCTCACTGACTACTACTTCAACTTCCACGAGTACGACCACTCCGCCATGATGGACTACAGCCCGTGCGACTACGCCTTCCTCGTTGACAGGAACAACTACACCTTCCAGCGGTCCGACCTCAAGATGAACACAAACCAGATCATGCCGGTGTGGCTGGACTGGGCCATTCGCGTAAACGATTCCATCTCCGAGGACATACTATCATGCAAGCAAGCGGCCAAGACCGACCAGTACGCCTGTGTCAGCGCTCATAGCGATTGCGTCAACTCGACCAATGGACCTGGCTACAACTGCAAGTGCTCCAAAGGCTACGAGGGCAACGCTTACGTCGACGACGGATGCATCA ATATAGATGAATGTGCAGATCCTGCCAAGTATCCTTGCTATGGTGTATGCAAGGACACCCAAGGATGGTACGGATGCGAATGTCCTGCAGGTTATCGGAGCCATGACCCAAGAACAGAACCATGTACTCAACAGTTCGCACTTGCAGCACAAATCTCCATAG GTGCAATTGGTGGCATTCTTGTCTTGGCATTTCTGGCATTCTTTTTTGTTCTTCGCAAAGAGAAGCAGAAGGCCAGAGATTTTTACCGAAAGAATGGTGGGCTTACATTAGAGAAAGCTAGAACTATTAAGATTTACACAAGGGACAATCTGAAACCAATTTTGAAGAGTAGCAATCTAATtggtaaaggtggttttggtgaagTTTACAAGGGTGTTGTTGATGGAGCTACTGTCGCAGTAAAGAAACCGAATGGTCGTAGTGTGCTAGAAAAGGAGCAATTTCCAAATGAAGTCATCATCCTATCTCAAGTCAGCCACAAGAACATTGTAAGGCTTTTAGGTTGTTGCCTCGAAGTGGATAACCCCATGCTCGTCTATGAATTCATCTCCAAAGGAAGCTTGGAGGACAATCTTTATCGTGCTGACAACGAGGAGCTTCTCGACTTGGATGTACGTCTAAGTATTCTTGAAGAGTCAGCACAAGGTCTAGCTTATATGCACTCACAAATCCATAACAAAATCCTGCATGGTGATGTTAAACCAGCAAACATACTCTTGGATGAGAACTTTTccccgaagatcgcggattttggGATATCGAGGTTGCTTGCAAAAGGTAAGTACCACACTGCAAACGTCATAGGTGACATGTCTTATATGGATCCTGTGTACCTACAATCAGGTCGATTGACCGACAAAAGTGATGTCTATAGTTTCGGTGTTGTCATCTTAGAGCTCATTAGCAGGAAGAGCGCCACTGACTCTGAAAATAATAGCCTAGTGAGGAGCTTCCTAGAGTGTCAACAAAAAGGGAAGAGTATGACTGAGCTCTTTGATAAGGAAATTGCAACAACAGGAGATTTGGGATTTCTTAACAAGTTGGCAGAGATTGCTCTTGAGTGTCTTAACCTTGATGCAGATCAAAGACCATCGATGACAGATGTTGCAGGGCGCCTTCTCACATTGCATAGGTCCCGTAATCCTTAG